One stretch of Desulforegula conservatrix Mb1Pa DNA includes these proteins:
- a CDS encoding phenylacetate--CoA ligase family protein: MECWDPSRELMPLDDIRQLQLERLQAVFNRVFKNVSHYRRIFRQIDFVPEDLRSVDDITRLPFTTREDLKRDYPYGMFAVPLREAVRIHAPAVNLDKPVAVGFTANDLKNWGQLMARMLRASGVTKDDVIQVSLPMGKTTGPSGIQLGAELIGASVIPLSNQNPENQVKIMRDFRTTTLVSTPTFALQLKAEMDKLGMDQVGLVLKRGILGAEPWPESMRNRIESSMNISATDAYGLAEIFGLGMAWECQAKKGLHVSEDHFLVEIIDPLSGQPMPDGHEGELVVTTLSKEAFPLIRFRTGDVASIDRSVCECGRTHCRISRISRRVDDVIVMRGTCVIPDQIRVILEKTGEVDPKFQLVVERKNDQDFLSVVVAISDNMFFDEMKKQRLFVEELVRGISGYLGWDAAVKLVEPAAFDHTVKIKDLRGFSD, from the coding sequence ATGGAATGCTGGGATCCTTCAAGAGAGTTGATGCCTCTGGATGATATCAGGCAGTTGCAGCTTGAAAGGCTTCAGGCTGTATTCAACAGGGTTTTCAAAAATGTCAGTCATTACAGACGGATTTTCAGGCAGATAGATTTTGTCCCCGAAGATCTGAGGTCTGTTGATGATATAACGAGGCTGCCTTTTACAACTCGCGAAGATCTTAAAAGAGACTATCCCTATGGCATGTTTGCGGTTCCTTTGCGTGAGGCAGTCAGAATTCATGCTCCGGCGGTAAATCTTGACAAGCCTGTCGCAGTTGGTTTTACGGCAAATGATCTGAAGAACTGGGGGCAGCTCATGGCAAGAATGCTCAGGGCCTCAGGTGTTACAAAAGATGACGTGATCCAGGTTTCCCTTCCAATGGGCAAAACCACCGGCCCTTCTGGAATTCAGCTTGGTGCCGAACTCATAGGCGCTTCTGTTATACCTCTTTCAAATCAGAATCCCGAAAATCAGGTAAAGATAATGAGGGATTTTCGAACCACAACCCTTGTGTCAACTCCGACATTTGCTCTTCAGCTCAAGGCTGAAATGGATAAACTCGGAATGGATCAGGTGGGACTCGTTTTGAAAAGGGGTATTTTAGGGGCCGAGCCATGGCCAGAGTCAATGAGAAACAGAATCGAATCCTCAATGAATATCTCTGCAACAGATGCTTATGGTCTTGCAGAAATATTCGGACTGGGTATGGCCTGGGAATGTCAGGCAAAAAAAGGACTTCACGTTTCAGAAGATCATTTTCTGGTCGAGATTATTGATCCTTTATCAGGTCAGCCTATGCCTGACGGCCACGAAGGCGAACTTGTCGTTACTACGCTTTCAAAAGAAGCTTTTCCTTTGATCAGATTCAGGACTGGTGACGTCGCAAGTATAGATAGAAGCGTATGTGAATGCGGAAGAACTCATTGCAGAATATCAAGGATTTCAAGAAGGGTCGATGATGTCATCGTTATGAGGGGCACTTGTGTTATCCCTGATCAGATAAGGGTTATCCTTGAAAAAACCGGAGAGGTTGATCCAAAGTTCCAGCTTGTTGTTGAGAGAAAAAATGACCAGGACTTTCTTTCTGTTGTTGTAGCTATTTCCGACAATATGTTTTTTGATGAGATGAAAAAGCAGAGATTGTTTGTTGAAGAACTTGTACGAGGAATTTCAGGTTATCTTGGATGGGATGCAGCTGTTAAGCTTGTTGAACCTGCTGCATTCGACCATACCGTCAAGATCAAGGATCTCAGAGGTTTTTCTGATTGA
- the folD gene encoding bifunctional methylenetetrahydrofolate dehydrogenase/methenyltetrahydrofolate cyclohydrolase FolD codes for MSAVIINGNEIREGILADLREEVAALKAKHGVVPGLVTIMLGEHPASVSYVSLKIKTAKGLGFNEIQVSLPENISETDLLETIEKYNRDDRVHGILVQLPLPKHISEQKVINAIRPEKDVDGFHPVNVGKTLIGDTTGFRPCTPAGILEMIIRSGINTSGAEVVVVGRSNIVGKPIAAMMMQKGPGGDATVTVVHTRTKDLSYHCRRADILIVAAGVPGLVKSSWIKPGACVIDVGVNRVGEKKDDKTGRIIPLLRGDVDFEEAREIAGWITPVPGGVGPMTIAMLMSNTVRSLKRSLLLI; via the coding sequence ATGTCAGCTGTCATAATAAATGGTAATGAAATACGAGAAGGTATACTTGCGGATCTAAGAGAAGAAGTCGCGGCCTTAAAGGCCAAACACGGCGTTGTTCCTGGACTTGTAACAATTATGCTTGGTGAGCATCCTGCGTCGGTTTCCTATGTTTCTCTTAAAATCAAGACAGCAAAAGGTCTTGGATTTAATGAGATACAGGTCAGTCTTCCTGAAAACATATCTGAAACGGACCTTCTTGAAACAATAGAGAAGTACAATAGGGATGATCGTGTTCATGGTATTCTTGTCCAGCTTCCACTGCCTAAACACATAAGTGAACAGAAGGTTATAAATGCCATTCGCCCGGAAAAAGATGTAGACGGCTTTCATCCTGTAAATGTCGGCAAGACGCTGATTGGAGACACAACCGGTTTCAGGCCGTGTACTCCTGCGGGTATTCTTGAAATGATAATAAGGAGCGGGATTAATACATCTGGGGCAGAAGTCGTTGTTGTTGGGAGATCAAACATTGTTGGAAAGCCAATTGCAGCCATGATGATGCAGAAAGGGCCTGGAGGAGACGCCACTGTCACCGTAGTTCATACAAGGACTAAAGATCTTTCCTATCATTGCAGGAGGGCGGATATTCTTATTGTGGCAGCCGGAGTACCGGGCCTTGTAAAGTCATCATGGATAAAACCAGGGGCTTGCGTGATTGATGTTGGGGTCAACAGGGTGGGGGAAAAGAAAGATGATAAGACCGGCAGAATCATACCTCTTTTAAGAGGAGACGTCGATTTTGAAGAAGCTCGGGAGATAGCAGGCTGGATAACTCCGGTACCCGGTGGAGTAGGGCCCATGACTATTGCGATGTTGATGTCAAATACAGTACGATCATTGAAGCGCAGTCTTTTATTAATATAA